Proteins co-encoded in one Candidatus Kuenenbacteria bacterium genomic window:
- a CDS encoding DUF167 domain-containing protein codes for MLINVKVTPKSKLNQATQIDDAHFVVHTTAAPDKGKANEAVIKLLSTRLKIPKSRLAIIKGETSRQKIIEIL; via the coding sequence ATGCTTATAAACGTAAAAGTAACCCCCAAATCCAAACTCAACCAAGCCACCCAAATCGACGACGCTCATTTTGTGGTTCACACCACTGCCGCTCCAGACAAAGGCAAAGCCAACGAAGCAGTCATCAAGCTTTTATCTACTCGCCTCAAAATCCCCAAATCACGGCTGGCCATAATTAAAGGTGAAACCTCTCGCCAAAAAATCATAGAAATACTTTGA
- a CDS encoding inositol monophosphatase, producing MKNPSPKQIAILAAQKAGTELMKHFNKISRSLVKIKSKHEIITPADLAAERIILSAIKKNFPSHRILSEEAGDNKKQSDYLWIIDPLDGTTNFAMGNPLFSVSIALAKKEEIIMALVYIPFLKDLYLAEKNKGAFLNGKKIYSSEENKIKKSFLTFCHGNNEASVKQAIHLYSKLKPLARDLRQIGTAALETAWVARGKTEAIIIPGVNPWDVAAGALLVREAGGIVTDMTGRPWTIQSKGILASNKNIHPTLLKTIKKIK from the coding sequence ATGAAAAATCCCTCTCCTAAACAAATCGCCATTCTGGCCGCCCAAAAGGCCGGTACTGAGCTAATGAAACATTTCAATAAAATCAGCCGCTCGCTGGTCAAAATAAAAAGCAAACACGAAATCATCACCCCAGCTGATCTAGCCGCCGAGCGTATTATTCTTTCCGCTATCAAGAAAAACTTCCCTAGCCACCGCATTCTTTCTGAAGAGGCTGGCGATAATAAAAAACAATCTGATTATCTCTGGATCATTGATCCTCTCGACGGCACCACCAACTTTGCCATGGGCAATCCCCTCTTCTCGGTTTCTATCGCCCTCGCGAAAAAAGAAGAGATAATTATGGCCCTAGTCTATATCCCTTTTCTAAAAGATTTATATCTGGCTGAAAAAAACAAGGGCGCCTTCCTCAACGGCAAAAAGATTTACAGCTCCGAAGAAAATAAAATTAAAAAATCTTTTCTCACTTTTTGCCACGGCAACAATGAAGCCAGCGTCAAACAAGCCATCCATCTTTACTCAAAATTGAAACCACTGGCCAGGGACTTGCGCCAAATCGGTACCGCCGCCCTAGAAACCGCCTGGGTCGCCCGTGGCAAAACCGAAGCCATTATTATCCCGGGTGTTAATCCTTGGGATGTTGCCGCCGGAGCTCTTCTCGTCCGTGAAGCCGGCGGTATTGTCACCGATATGACCGGCCGACCTTGGACCATCCAATCCAAGGGCATTCTGGCTAGTAATAAAAATATCCACCCAACACTTCTCAAGACAATAAAAAAAATCAAATAA
- a CDS encoding DUF4202 domain-containing protein produces the protein MTEKEHQLLKKVINFVDKINNGKSPHFAATLKWVKKIKPNADVALQIAAYSHDIERPARKKSTEVHDKKYGFMGKSYMHEHQTTGGKIMANFLKQNNVEQKIINKVKHLIENHEYGGDKESNILKDADSASFFEKNIQHFLNRFPDFSKRLIQDKFDFMFSRITNQKVKKIIKPLYLKAINKLEKI, from the coding sequence ATGACCGAAAAAGAACACCAACTACTGAAAAAAGTTATTAATTTTGTAGACAAAATAAATAATGGTAAATCCCCCCACTTTGCCGCCACACTTAAATGGGTTAAAAAAATTAAACCCAATGCCGATGTCGCTCTGCAAATAGCCGCTTACTCGCATGATATCGAGCGACCCGCCAGAAAAAAGTCGACCGAAGTCCATGATAAAAAATATGGCTTTATGGGAAAATCATATATGCACGAACATCAAACAACCGGCGGAAAAATCATGGCAAATTTTTTAAAACAAAATAATGTCGAACAAAAAATTATAAACAAAGTTAAACACCTGATAGAAAATCACGAATACGGCGGAGATAAAGAATCAAATATTCTAAAAGACGCAGACTCTGCTAGTTTTTTTGAAAAAAACATTCAGCACTTCCTAAATCGCTTTCCCGATTTCAGTAAAAGATTAATTCAAGACAAATTCGACTTTATGTTCAGCAGAATCACTAACCAAAAAGTTAAAAAAATAATCAAACCTTTATATTTAAAGGCCATAAATAAATTAGAAAAAATATGA
- a CDS encoding metallophosphoesterase family protein — MFIAIISDLHDNLTNLKKFLAFAKENHIKQLIICGDTCAPSTLREIAKKFNSQIHVVFGNVCDRENEPKVVKEFTHITHYGDLAELKIDNKKIALTHYPDIAKELAATQKYDFVFYGHNHKPWIEQVGRTTLANPGTLAGMFSKATFAIWNTETNKLELKILELI, encoded by the coding sequence ATGTTCATCGCCATCATCTCCGACCTTCACGACAACCTCACCAATCTGAAAAAATTTCTCGCCTTCGCCAAAGAAAACCACATCAAACAATTAATTATTTGTGGCGATACTTGCGCACCATCAACCTTAAGAGAAATTGCAAAAAAATTTAACAGCCAAATCCATGTTGTTTTTGGCAATGTTTGTGATCGGGAAAACGAACCAAAAGTTGTAAAAGAGTTTACGCATATCACCCACTATGGCGACTTGGCTGAATTGAAAATTGACAATAAAAAAATAGCCCTTACTCATTATCCTGACATCGCCAAAGAATTGGCCGCTACCCAAAAATATGACTTTGTCTTCTACGGCCACAATCATAAGCCATGGATCGAGCAAGTGGGCAGGACCACTCTTGCCAATCCTGGCACTTTGGCCGGCATGTTTTCCAAAGCCACTTTCGCTATCTGGAATACTGAGACTAATAAACTAGAATTAAAAATTTTGGAATTAATATGA
- a CDS encoding deoxyribonuclease IV, translated as MFIGAHISAAGGLENAPANAKNQGCECYQFFSRPPQGGPARKITSEDIKKFQLANQKFGFTNFYIHAPYFINLASSNNRIYHGSISVLREELERGSLLGVKYLMTHLGSAKDLGEKESLKKVVTGLEKILTDYKGATQFLIEMSAGSGAIIGDTLEEVASIIHNSKLIIQKKLGVCFDTAHAFASGYDLRDAQAIQKTFNQFDKTIGLKRLKLIHLNDSKVSLGSHADRHEDLGSGQIGLTGFSALIKYLQKKKLNIDLILETPTESRRKKDIALLKSFRDKK; from the coding sequence ATGTTCATCGGCGCCCATATCTCTGCCGCTGGCGGCCTAGAAAATGCCCCAGCCAACGCCAAGAATCAAGGTTGTGAATGCTACCAATTCTTTTCGCGTCCACCCCAAGGTGGTCCGGCTAGAAAAATCACCTCCGAAGATATAAAAAAATTCCAACTCGCCAATCAAAAATTTGGGTTTACAAATTTTTATATTCACGCCCCCTATTTTATCAATCTCGCTTCAAGCAATAATCGCATTTATCATGGCTCTATTTCTGTTTTGCGGGAAGAACTGGAACGCGGCTCTCTGCTCGGTGTCAAATATCTCATGACCCACCTTGGTTCAGCCAAAGATCTGGGCGAAAAAGAATCACTCAAAAAAGTCGTCACCGGCCTGGAAAAAATTCTTACTGACTATAAAGGCGCCACTCAATTTCTGATCGAAATGTCTGCTGGTTCTGGCGCCATCATCGGCGACACCCTTGAAGAGGTGGCCTCCATAATTCATAATTCTAAACTCATAATTCAAAAAAAACTCGGGGTTTGCTTTGACACCGCCCATGCCTTTGCCTCCGGCTATGATCTCCGCGACGCCCAAGCTATCCAAAAAACTTTTAACCAATTTGATAAAACTATTGGTTTGAAAAGATTAAAACTCATCCACCTCAATGATTCCAAAGTCTCTCTCGGCTCGCACGCTGACCGCCATGAAGACCTGGGTTCTGGCCAAATCGGCCTTACTGGCTTCTCCGCTCTGATTAAATATCTCCAAAAGAAAAAACTTAATATTGATCTAATTCTTGAAACTCCGACTGAATCCCGTCGTAAAAAAGATATCGCCCTCCTCAAATCCTTCCGCGATAAAAAATAA